The following are from one region of the Endozoicomonas sp. 4G genome:
- a CDS encoding HIT domain-containing protein, with protein MSEFQLDNRLEEDCFVIGDLPLCRVLLMNDSQYPWFILVPRVAGVYEVFHLDEEQQLQLACESSLTAAILNDVFEADKMNVAALGNVVKQLHVHHIVRYESDPAWPHPVWGRLPAKPYDKAQVSEIKKKLESLFSCFE; from the coding sequence ATGAGCGAATTTCAGTTGGATAACAGGCTCGAAGAGGACTGCTTTGTTATAGGGGATCTGCCCCTTTGCCGGGTTTTGCTAATGAATGATAGCCAGTATCCCTGGTTTATTCTGGTGCCCAGGGTGGCCGGGGTTTATGAAGTCTTTCATCTTGATGAAGAGCAGCAGTTACAGCTGGCCTGTGAGTCGTCATTGACTGCGGCCATTCTGAATGATGTTTTTGAGGCGGACAAGATGAATGTGGCAGCGCTTGGCAATGTAGTTAAACAGCTGCATGTTCATCATATTGTCCGTTATGAGAGTGATCCAGCCTGGCCACACCCGGTATGGGGCAGGCTGCCCGCTAAGCCTTATGACAAGGCGCAGGTGAGTGAGATCAAAAAGAAACTGGAATCATTGTTCAGTTGTTTTGAATAA